The following is a genomic window from Actinomadura sp. WMMB 499.
CGCACGTCCCAGGTCGTCACCGGCGGCGGCCGCAGCGTTCCGTCCGCGAACAGCGCACCCAGCTCGCCGAGCATCCGCCGGATCTGCTCGGGCGGCGTCCGGTGCAGGTCCAGCACCCCGTAGCCGACACCCGGATACCGTTCGGCGACCTGCCGCGGGTCACGGACGTCGACCTTGCCCATCTCGACGAAGCGGCCGCCGTCGCGGACCAGCCGCAGCGACGCGTCGGTGAACTCGTGCGCCAGCGAGTTGAGGACGACGTCCACGCCCCGCCCGCCGGTCCGCTCGCGGAACGTCTCCTCGAAGTCGAGCGTGCGGGAGGACGCGATCCGGTCGCCGTTCAGGCCGCGCTCCCGGAGCACGTGCCACTTGCCGGGGGACGCGGTCGCGAGGACGTCCGCTCGCAGATGCCGGGCGAGCTGCACGGCCGCGGTACCCACGCCGCCCGTCGCGCTGTGGATCAGCACCGTCTCGCCCACCCGCAGCGCGGCATCGTCCACGAGTGCCTGGTAGGCGGTCAGGAACACCACCGGGACGGCCGCCGCCTGGGCGAAAGACCATCCGTGCGGGACCCGTCCGAGCAGGCGGTGATCGGTGACCGCGACCGGTCCGATCCCGTCCGGGAACAGCCCCATCACGCGGTCGCCCGGCGCCAGGTCCGCGACGCCCGCACCCACTTCCGTGACGACCCCGGAGCCTTCACCGCCGACGCCCGTCCCGTCGTCCACCATGCCCAGCGCGACCAGCGCGTCGCGGAAGTTCAGCCCCGCCGCCCGCAGCCCGACCCTGACCTGGCCCGCCGCGAGGGGAGCGGCGGCCTCCGGCCACGCGGTCAGCGCCAGCCGGTCCAGGGTCCCCGTCCCCACCCGGTCCAGCCGCCACGTCGGGCACCCGTCCGGCGGTGTCAGCGGCTCGTCGGCGCCGGCCCGTTCGAGGTGCGGGACGAGCACGCGCCCCGCGCGGATCGCCGACTGCGGGCGCGCGCCGTCCAGTGCCGCGCCGACGGCGGCGGGAGTGTCGGGGTGCTCGTCGAGATCGAGCAGGACGACGCGACCGGGATGCTCGGCCTGGGCGGAGCGCGCGAGGCCCCAGACCGCGGCGTGCGCCGGGTCCCGGACCCCGTCGCCCGGCTCGGCGGCGACGCCGCCGCGGGTGACGAGCACCAGCCGTCCGTCCGCGAACCGGTCGTCCGTCAGCCAGGTTCGCAGGACGTCCAGGGCGTCGCAGGTCGCGGCACGCGTGGCCGCCGGCACGTCCGGTGTGTCCGGTGTGTCCCCGCCTGGGGAGTGTGCGGAGGGCGGGCAGGCCAGCAGGGTGAACGGCGGCGGTGCGGTTCCCGCGTCGATCGCCTTCCCCAGTGCCGCCAGATCGGGGTACACGCGCGTCGCCGCCGCCGTCAGAGGATCGCTGTCGCTCCCCACCAGGACGTACGGGGAATCCGCCGGAGCGTCCGCGCTCTCGGGGAGCCCTTCCCACATCAGCCGGAACAGGCCGGTCCGTCCCGACCCCGATCCCGATCCCGACCGCAGGGCGTCCGGCGCCAGTGGACGCACGGTCAGCGTCTCGACCACCACCACGGCCGCGCCGTCGGTGTCGGTGACGGTGATGCGGACCTGATCCGGACCCGTGGGGCACAGCCGAACCCGCAGGGCGTTCGCGCCGGTCGAACCGGTCGCGTGCAGAACGACGCCTTCCCAGGTGAAGGGCAGCTTGGTCGTGCCGCCGGAGGTGTCGGGCGCGAGCGCCAGCGGGTGCAGTGCCGCGTCGAGGAGGGCGGGGTGGATGTGGTGCCCGGTGGTGTCGGTGCCGTCGGGGAGGGTGATGTGGGCGTAGAGGTCGTCGCCGTGTCGCCAGGCTGCGGTGAGGTTCTGGAAGGCGGGGCCGTAGTGGTAGCCGCGGTCGGCGAGGTCGTCGTAGAGGCCGGTGACGTCGATGGGTGTGGCGTCGGCGGGCGGTTCGGCGGACGTGTCGTCCGGTGCGGCGCCGGTGTCCGGGGCGAGAGTGCCGGTGGCGTGCAGGGTCCACGGCGCGTCCATGGACTCGCCCGCCGCGCGCGAGTGGACGGTCAGCGCACGACGTCCGTCGTCCCCGGCGGACGGATCGAGCGTGACCCGCAGATCCACGGCGCCTTCCTCGGGAACCAGCAGCGGCGCCTGCAGCGCCAGCTCCTCGATGTGCGGTGTCGCGGCGTGCGCGCCCGCATGGAGCGCGAGATCGACCAGCCCGACGCCCGGAAGCAGTACGTTGTCGCGAATAGCGTGGTCGATGAGCCACGGGTGGGTGCGCTGTGAGAGCCGTCCGGTGAACAGCAGAGTGCCGGTGGTCGGAATCTCCGTGGCGGCCCCCAGGAATGGGTGGTCGCTGGGTGATTGGCCGACGGTTGAAACGTCTCCGGAATTGATCGTTCCGTGTAGCCAGTGGCTTTCGCGTTGGAATGGGTAGGTGGGGAGGTTGGTGGGTTGTGGGTTGGGTCCGTAGAGGTTGGTGGGCCAGTGGGTGGTGTGGCCTTGGGTGTGGAGGTTGGTGAGGGTGGTGAGGAGTTGGTGGGGGTTGTTTTTGTGGAGGGTGGGGTGGGTTTGTGTGTGGGGTTGGGTGAGTGTTTGTTCGGTGGGTGGGGTGAGGGTGGGGTGGGGTCCGATTTCGATGTAGGTGGTGGTGCCGTTGTGTTGGAGGTGGTCGATGGTGGTGGCCCATTGGACGGGTTGGCGGAGGTGTCGGGTCCAGTAGTGGGGGTCGGTGAGTTGTTCGGGTGTGGCGGGTTGTCCGGTGAGGTTGGAGATGAGGGGGGTGGTGGGGGGCTGGTATTGGAGTTGTTCGGCGATTTCGTGGAAGGGGTCGAGGATGGGGTCCATGGCGGGTGAGTGGAAGGCGTGGGAGACGGTGAGTGGGGTGGTTTTGTAGCCGTCTTCGCGGAGTTGTTGGGTGATTTTTTGGAGGGTGGTGTGGTTGCCGGAGATGGTGGTGGAGGTGGGGGAGTTGTGTGCGGCGATGCTGGTGTCGGGGTGGTCGTTGAGGAGTTTTTCTAGGAGGGGGAGGGGGGCGTTGGTGGCGTGCATGGCGCCGGTGTGGGGGGGTGTGGTGTTGATGAGGTGGGCGCGGTGGGTGATGAGGGTGGTGGCGTGTTGGAGGGTGAGGGTGCCGGTGATGTGTGCGGCGGTGATTTCGCCGATGGAGTGGCCGGCGAGGTGGTGGGGGGTGATGCCCCAGTCGGCCAGGAGGTGGGTGAGGGCGGTTTCGAGGGTGAACAGTGCGGGTTGGGTGTAGGTGGTGTCGTGGATGAGTTGGGCTTCGGGTTGGTCGGGGGTGGCGAACATGACGGTTTGGAGGGGGACGGGCAGGTGGGGGTTGAAGTGTTCGCTGATGTGGTCGATGTGGGCGGCGAAGGTGGGGTGGGTTCGGTAGAGGTCGTGGCCCATGCCGGCCCATTGGGCGCCTTGTCCGGTGAATAGGAAGGCGGTGGTTCCGGTGGGTGGGGTGGCGGTTCCGGTGGTGAGGTTGGGTGCTTGTCGGCCGGTGGTGAGGGCGTTGAGGGCTTTTTCGAAGTCTTGGGTGGTGGTGCCGGTGATGATGGCGCGGTGGTCGAAGGTGGTGCGGGTGGCGGCGAGGGAGTAGCCGATGTCGTTCAGGTCGGTGTGGGGGTGTTCGGCCAGCCAGGTTCGGAGTTGCCGGGCGTAGGCGCGCAGGGCTGGTTCCGACTTCGCTGACAACGGCCAAGCGATTAGGGCATCGCCGGCAGGTTTTTGTGTGATTTCCAGTGCTGGTTTTTCGGGGGCTTGCTGGATGATGACGTGGGCGTTGGTGCCGCTGATTCCGAAGGACGACACGGCAGCGCGCCGGGGACGATCGACGGCGGGCCAGTCGCGCGCCTCGGTGAGCAGTTCGACCGCCCCCGACTCCCAATCGACTTCGGCTGAGGGCTCGTCGGCATGCAGCGATCTCGGGAGACGCTGCTTTTGGAGCGCCTGAACCATTTTTATAATTCCGGCGACTCCGGCGGCGGCTTGGGTGTGACCGATGTTCGATTTGATCGAGCCCAGGTAGAGCGGCTCTCCGTCGCCGCGGTTCTGCCCGTACGTCGCCAGGAGCGCGTTGGCCTCGATGGGGTCGCCGAGGGCGGTGCCGGTGCCGTGGGCCTCGATCGCGTCGATCTGGTCCTCGGTGAGCCGGGCGTTGGCGAGGGCCTGCCGGATGACGCGTTCCTGGGAGGGGCCATTGGGTGCGGTGAGGCCGTTGCTGGCGCCGTCCTGGTTGATGGCGGAGCCCTGGACGACGGCGAGGATGGTGTGGCCGTTCTTCTGCGCGTCGCTGAGGCGCTCCAACAGAAGAAGACCGACCCCTTCGGAGCCGACAATGCCGTCGGCTCCATTGGCGAAGGGTTTGCAGTGTCCGTCGTGGGCGAGTCCGCGCTGCCTGCTGAACTCGATGAACAGGCCGGGAGTCGACATGACGCTCGCGCCGCCCGCGAGCGCGAGGTCGCATTCGCCGTTGCGGAGGGCCTGGGCGGCGAGGTGCAGGGCCACCAGCGAGGATGAGCAGGCGGTGTCGACGGTCACGGCCGGGCCTTGCAGGCCGAGCGTGTAGGCGATGCGCCCCGAAACGACGCTTGCCGCGCTTCCGTTACCGATGTATCCCTCGTAGCCATCGGGCAGTCGGCCGAGGCGCGCGCCGTAGTCGTGGTACATCGCACCGGCGTAGACCCCGGTCAGCGTGTCCTTGAGGGAGGTGGGGTCGATGCCCGCGCGTTCGATGCTTTCCCAGGCGACTTCGAGGAGAAGGCGCTGCTGGGGGTCCATGGCGGTTGCTTCGCGGGGTGAGATGCCGAAGAAGGCGGCGTCGAACCGGTCGGCGTCGTGGAGGAATCCGCCTTCGCGGGCGTAGGAGGTCCCGTGGTGGTCGGGGTCGGGGTTAAACAGCGAGTCCAGGTCCCAGCCGCGATTGGCGGGGAACGGGCCGATCGCTTCCCGGCCGGTGCTGACCAGGTCCCACAGGTCTTCGGGGGTGTTCACGCCGCCGGGGTAGCGGCATGCCATGGCGACGATGGCGATCGCTTCGCCGGAGTGGTCACCGGTGCCCGTCCGGGTGGTGTCGGGGCTGGCGGTGGTGCTCGGGGCGAGCCGGTCGTGGAGGTACTGGGCGAGGTTCTGCGGTGTGGGGTGGTTGAAGATCAGCGTGGCCGGGAGTCGCAGCCCGGTCGCCTTGGCGAGCCGGTTGCGCAGCTCGACCGCCGTGAGGGAGTCGAATCCCAGTTCCTTGAACGCCTCGTCGGTGGGAACATCGCCCGGGTTCGCATGCCCCAGGACCGAAGCAGTGTGGGTACGGATGGCCGCCAGGAGTTGCTCGAGTGTGTGTCCCGCGGACTCCGCTGCGACGATCGGCCGCCGGACGGTGGTTGGAACGAGGCCCCGCAGCAGTGGATGTGGGTCGGGGTGTTCGCGGAGTGTGCGGGTGTTGATGGGGGCGGGGATGAGTGTGGGGTGGTCGTGGGTGAGGGCGGTGTCGAAGAGTTCGAGGGCGTGCTGGGTGGTGAGTGGTGTGAGGCCGGTGCGTTGGAGGCGAGTTTGGTCGGTGGTGGTGAGGTGCTGGGTGAGATCGGTGGTGTCTTCCCAGAGGGTCCAGGCGAGGCTGGTGGCGGGGAGGTTTTGGGTGTGGCGGTGGTGGGCGAGGGCGTCGAGGAAGGTGTTGGCGGCGGCGTAGTTGGCTTGGCCGGGGGTGCCGAGGGTGCCGGCGAGTGAGGAGAACAGGACGAAGGCGTCCAGGTTCATGTGGCGGGTGAGGTGGTGCAGGTGCCAGGCGGTGTCGGCTTTGGGGGTGAGGACCCGGTCGAGGTGGTGGGGGTGAGGTCGGTGGTGAGTGCGTCGTCGAGGGTTCCGGCGGTGTGGATGACGGCGGTGAGGGGGTGTTCGGCGGGGACGGTGGCCAGGAGTGCGGCGAGTGCGTCGGGGTCGCTGGTGTCGCAGGCGGTGATGGTGACGCGGTCGCCGAGTTGGTGCTGTAGGTCGGCTGCTGTGGGGGCGTTGGGGCCGGAGCGGCTGGCCAGGAGGAGGTGTCGGGCGCCGTGGTGTTCGGCGAGGTGGCGGGCGAGGAGTGTGCCGATGGTTCCGGTGCCGCCGGTGATGAGGATGGTGCCGTCGGGATTGAGCGGGGGGCGCTCCCCGGTGCGGGTGGTGGGGCGTGTGAGGCGGGGGGCGAAGGTCTGGCCGTTGCGGATGGCGGTTTGGGGTTCGGTGGTGGTGGTGGGTGTGGTGGTGGTGTCGGTGTCGATGAGGGTGATGCGGTCGGGGTGTTCGTTTTGGGCGCTGCGGATCAGTCCCCAGATGGCGGCGTGTCCGAGGTCGGTCACGGGGTCGTCGGGGCCGGTGGAGACGGCACCCCGGGTCACGACGGTCAGTAGTTCGTCGGTGGCGAGGACGTCTTGGAGTCGGCCGAGCGCCTGATGGGCCAGGTCTCGGACGCCCTTCAGAACGTCCTCGGCCGGAGTGGCCGGTACCTCCCAGACGGTGCCACCGGTGCTGGCGATCGAGCGCGCTGGTACGGAGAGGCGCTGCCAATCGAGGCGGAACAGCGAGTTGTGCAGATTGGTGCCGACACTCAACTGCTCAGGCGTTAGGGACCGCACGGTGAGCGCGCCGATCGTGGCGACGGGAGCGCCCTGCTCGTCGGCGGCAGTGATGCGGAACTGGTCCGGGCCGGTGGGCTGCAGCCGGACGCGCAGCGTGGATGCCCCGGTGGAGCGCAGTGTGACGTTCTCCCACGAGAACGGCAGCTTGATCTCCTCGCCCGAGGAAACGGCGGTGAACACCAGCGGGTGAAGTGCTGCATCGAGGAGCGCGGGGTGGATCGAGTGCCCAGGGCTGACGCTGTCGTCGGGGAAGGCTACGTCTGCGTAGATGTCGTCGCCGTGCCGCCAGGCTGCGGTGAGGTTCTGGAAGGCCGGACCGTAGAGGTATCCGCGATCGGCGAGGTCTTCGTACAGCCGGGACACATCGATGGGGGTGGCGTCGCTGGGCGCTTCCGTGGACGGTTCGCTCGATGCAGTGGTGTGCGGCGCGAGAGTACCGGTGACGTGACGAACCCACGGTTCGTCGGACGTGCGCGAGTGGATGCTGATCGGCCGTCGTCCGTCGCTGTCTGGCGGGTCGAGGGCGACTTGGATGTCGATGCCGGTGTGGTCGGGGAGGGGGAGTGGTGTTTCGAGGGTGAGGTCTTCGATGTGGGGGGTGCCGGTGTGGGAGCCGGTGTGGAGTGCGAGGTCGACCAGTGCGGTGCCGGGGAGCAGGGTGGTTGCGTTGACGGCGTGGTCGGTCAGCCATGGGTGGGTGCGGGGTGAGAGGCGTCCGGTGAACAGGTGGGCGCCGGTGTGGGAGATGTCGATGGCGGCGCCGAGGAAGGGATGGTCGCCGGGTGCCTGCCCGAGGGCGGACACGTCGGTGCCGCCGGGTGTGTGCAGCCAGTAGGTGTCGCGCTCGAAGGGGTAGGTGGGCAGCTCGACCGCGCGGGCGGTGTCGGGGAACGGCCAGGTGACCGCGGTCCCCTGGACATGGATCTCGGCGGTGGCGGTGAGGAACTGCTCCAGGCTGCCGTGGTCGCGGCGCAGGGTGCCGGAGGTGTGGGCGTCGGGGTGCGGTTCGAGGGTTTGCTGGATGGCGGGGGTGAGTACGGGGTGGGGGCTGACCTCGATGAAGGTGGTGTGCCCGTCGTTGAGGAGCGCTTCGACGGTGGGGTGGAGCAGGACGGGTTCGCGCAGGTTGCGGTACCAGTACTCGCCGTCCAGTTCGCGGGTGTCCAGCGGGTGTCCGGTGACGGTGGAGTAGAACGCGGTTGATGCTGTCTGCGGTGTGATGCCGGTGAGGGGAGCGATCAGGTGTTCTTTGAGCGCTTCGACGGCGGGGGAGTGGGAGGCGTAGTCGACGGGGATCTTGCGGGCGTGGAGGTTCACGTTGTCGCAGTGGGCCCGCAACGCGTCGATGGCGTCGGGGGTGCCGGAGACGACGGTGGTGGAGGGGCCGTTGACGGCGGCGATGTGGAGTTGGTCGTTCCAGCAGGGCAGCGAACCGAGTTGTTCGGCGGGCAGAGCGACCGAGGCCATGGCGCCGGGGGCGGTGTGTTTCGCCAGGGTCTTGCTGCGTTCGGCGATGATGGCGGCGGCGTCTTGGAGGGTGAGGGCTCCGGCGGTGTAGGCGGCGGCGATCTCGCCTTGGGAGTGGCCGATGACGGCGTCGGGGTGGACGCCGTGGGCTTGCCAGAGTGCGGCCAGTCCGGTCATCACTGCGAACAGGGCGGGTTGGACGACGTCGGTGCGCTCAAGCGAGGGAGCGTCGGGGTCGTTGCGAAGGAGCGCGAGCAGTGACCAGTCGGTGTGGGGTGCCAGGGCCGCGTGGCAGGCGGTGATGTGGTCGCGGAAGATCGGGGAGGTTTCCAGCAGGCTGTTGGCCATGGCGGCCCATTGGCTGCCTTGGCCGGGGAAGACGAACACCGTCTTGCCCGTGGTTTTGGGGGCGGAGCCGACCGTGAGGTTGGGGGCGTCGTGGTTGTCGGCGAGGGCTTGGAGGTCGGTGCGGAAGTCTTCGGTGGTGGTGCCGGTGATGACGGCGCGGTGTTCCAGCCTCGTCCGGCCGGTGGCCAGGGTGTGGCCGACGTCGGCGGGGACGGTTTCGGGGTGGTGGGTGAGCCAGGTGTGCAGGCGGCGGGCCTGCTGGCGAAGCGCGGCCTCGGTCCGGGCCGACAGGGGCCAGGCGACCGGGGTTCGGGGCTCCGGTTCGGGCTCGGGGGCTTCGAGTCCCGGAGCTTCCTGGACGATGATGTGGGCGTTCGTCCCGCTGACGCCGAAGGACGATACGGCCGCGCGGCGGGGACGGTCGGAGGCGGTGGGCCAGTCGCGGGCCTCGGTGAGCAGCGAGACGGCGCCGGACGCCCAATCGACTTCGGTGGTCGGCTCCTCGGAGTGCAGGGTCCGGGGGAGCCGCCGGTGCTGGAGGGCCTGCACCATCTTGATGACCCCGGCGGCACCGGCGGCGGCCTGGGTGTGGCCGATGTTCGACTTGATCGACCCCAGCTGCAGCGGCCGGTCCTCGGGACGGTTCTGCCCGTAGGTCGCGAGCAGGGCGGTCGCCTCGATGGGGTCGCCCAGCGCGGTACCCGTGCCGTGGGCCTCGACCGCGTCCACCTGGTCCACGGTCAGTTGGGCACTGGCGAGGGCCTGGTGGATGACGCGTTCCTGGG
Proteins encoded in this region:
- a CDS encoding SDR family NAD(P)-dependent oxidoreductase; its protein translation is MACRYPGGVNTPEDLWDLVSTGREAIGPFPANRGWDLDSLFNPDPDHHGTSYAREGGFLHDADRFDAAFFGISPREATAMDPQQRLLLEVAWESIERAGIDPTSLKDTLTGVYAGAMYHDYGARLGRLPDGYEGYIGNGSAASVVSGRIAYTLGLQGPAVTVDTACSSSLVALHLAAQALRNGECDLALAGGASVMSTPGLFIEFSRQRGLAHDGHCKPFANGADGIVGSEGVGLLLLERLSDAQKNGHTILAVVQGSAINQDGASNGLTAPNGPSQERVIRQALANARLTEDQIDAIEAHGTGTALGDPIEANALLATYGQNRGDGEPLYLGSIKSNIGHTQAAAGVAGIIKMVQALQKQRLPRSLHADEPSAEVDWESGAVELLTEARDWPAVDRPRRAAVSSFGISGTNAHVIIQQAPEKPALEITQKPAGDALIAWPLSAKSEPALRAYARQLRTWLAEHPHTDLNDIGYSLAATRTTFDHRAIITGTTTQDFEKALNALTTGRQAPNLTTGTATPPTGTTAFLFTGQGAQWAGMGHDLYRTHPTFAAHIDHISEHFNPHLPVPLQTVMFATPDQPEAQLIHDTTYTQPALFTLETALTHLLADWGITPHHLAGHSIGEITAAHITGTLTLQHATTLITHRAHLINTTPPHTGAMHATNAPLPLLEKLLNDHPDTSIAAHNSPTSTTISGNHTTLQKITQQLREDGYKTTPLTVSHAFHSPAMDPILDPFHEIAEQLQYQPPTTPLISNLTGQPATPEQLTDPHYWTRHLRQPVQWATTIDHLQHNGTTTYIEIGPHPTLTPPTEQTLTQPHTQTHPTLHKNNPHQLLTTLTNLHTQGHTTHWPTNLYGPNPQPTNLPTYPFQRESHWLHGTINSGDVSTVGQSPSDHPFLGAATEIPTTGTLLFTGRLSQRTHPWLIDHAIRDNVLLPGVGLVDLALHAGAHAATPHIEELALQAPLLVPEEGAVDLRVTLDPSAGDDGRRALTVHSRAAGESMDAPWTLHATGTLAPDTGAAPDDTSAEPPADATPIDVTGLYDDLADRGYHYGPAFQNLTAAWRHGDDLYAHITLPDGTDTTGHHIHPALLDAALHPLALAPDTSGGTTKLPFTWEGVVLHATGSTGANALRVRLCPTGPDQVRITVTDTDGAAVVVVETLTVRPLAPDALRSGSGSGSGRTGLFRLMWEGLPESADAPADSPYVLVGSDSDPLTAAATRVYPDLAALGKAIDAGTAPPPFTLLACPPSAHSPGGDTPDTPDVPAATRAATCDALDVLRTWLTDDRFADGRLVLVTRGGVAAEPGDGVRDPAHAAVWGLARSAQAEHPGRVVLLDLDEHPDTPAAVGAALDGARPQSAIRAGRVLVPHLERAGADEPLTPPDGCPTWRLDRVGTGTLDRLALTAWPEAAAPLAAGQVRVGLRAAGLNFRDALVALGMVDDGTGVGGEGSGVVTEVGAGVADLAPGDRVMGLFPDGIGPVAVTDHRLLGRVPHGWSFAQAAAVPVVFLTAYQALVDDAALRVGETVLIHSATGGVGTAAVQLARHLRADVLATASPGKWHVLRERGLNGDRIASSRTLDFEETFRERTGGRGVDVVLNSLAHEFTDASLRLVRDGGRFVEMGKVDVRDPRQVAERYPGVGYGVLDLHRTPPEQIRRMLGELGALFADGTLRPPPVTTWDVRRAAEALQYLGRAAHVGKVVLTFPRGIDPDGTVLITGGTGTLGSRLARHLADRYGARHLLLAGRSGPDAPGAAAIREELGVRVTIAACDTSDPDALAALLAAVPAEHPLTAVVHAAGTIDDALLADLTAEHVTAVLAPKAEAAWHLHRLTRDLDLDAFVLFSSLAGTLGSPGQGNYAAANAFLDSLAAHRRALGLPATSLGWGPWAETSGMTAGLTDGDRARMARSGVLPLDTDHALELFDIALGRGDSAFVAADVSVRALAAGNGAGHPLLARLAPAVRPPAAVRSAAVRQPASVLGERFGGLPADEQERLLLETVHAQLALVLGHDDPGAMDAGGTFKELGVDSLAAVELRNRLGTATGLRLPATVIFDQPTPQALAGHLRARLVPEPPRPGAALLAELDRLEASLSEGPADDRLPDELVPRLQRLLGRLGRTGDAAPANGDITETILAADKPEELLALIDEQFHGDDHRDNSEGGY